Proteins encoded by one window of Swingsia samuiensis:
- the coaD gene encoding pantetheine-phosphate adenylyltransferase encodes MNSPTPKNNLNHRVGFYPGTFDPVTFGHLDIINRASALFEQLYIGIAVNEGKNPLLTLDERLTLMRQEIKHLRYADRIKVMGFEALLVDAVRKVGAGTVVRGIRSAGDFDFESQISGVLRRMAPEIETIFLLSSDGHHATSSRIVKEIARLGGDISPFASKDVTNFVLSKLPQRTT; translated from the coding sequence ATGAACAGTCCAACACCTAAGAACAATCTCAATCATCGTGTCGGGTTTTATCCCGGCACGTTTGACCCGGTAACTTTTGGTCACTTGGATATTATCAACAGAGCGTCTGCGCTTTTTGAGCAGCTCTATATTGGTATTGCCGTCAATGAAGGTAAAAACCCACTTCTGACATTAGACGAGCGTCTTACCCTCATGAGGCAAGAAATAAAGCACTTACGCTACGCAGATCGTATCAAGGTTATGGGGTTTGAAGCACTTTTAGTGGATGCTGTTCGTAAAGTAGGCGCTGGAACGGTTGTGCGAGGCATTCGCTCCGCTGGAGATTTTGATTTTGAAAGCCAGATCTCCGGTGTTTTACGGCGTATGGCTCCTGAAATAGAAACCATATTCCTCCTATCATCCGACGGCCACCATGCAACATCTAGCCGCATTGTTAAAGAAATAGCACGCTTAGGAGGTGATATTTCTCCCTTTGCCAGCAAAGATGTTACTAATTTCGTCTTGTCGAAACTACCTCAAAGGACGACATAG
- the gyrA gene encoding DNA gyrase subunit A codes for MRSSYLAYAMSVIVSRALPDVRDGLKPVHRRILYAMRESGFTADKPYRKSARAVGDVMGKYHPHGDSSIYDAMVRMAQSWSMRVKLIDGQGNFGSVDGDSPAAMRYTEARLARAASYLLDDIDRDTVDFQPNYDESETEPTVLPASYPNLLVNGASGIAVGMATNIPTHNPTEVIDATLAMIANPEISLEELMQIIPGPDFPTGGIIMGRSGIRKAFETGRGSVPVRARAEIEEIRKDRQAIVVTEIPYQVNKATLQEKIADLVRSKEIEGISDIRDESDRSGMRIVIELKRDATPEVVLNQLYRFTQLQTSFSVNMLALDEGKPRTMGIMDVLQAFIRFREDVILRRARYDLNKVRDRGHLLVGLVIAVANIDEVIALIRAAPDAATARAELMARQWNADEVIPLLELIQDEGNVIIDGKVRLTEAQARGILELRLQRLTGLEREKIQGELDEVATKIGELLKIIASHVRRMEVMREELLAARAEIATPRLSEISDALGDQSDESLIEPGQMVVTITRDGFIKRTPLDMFRSQNRGGRGRTAAGRRGDDIIMQSFNAHTHQWVLFFSSGGKAYRMKVWHLPEASPTAKGRALVNLLPELGSDSITAVLPLPQDEDLWEDLHLVFATASGHVRRNRLNDFKNIRASGLIAMKLDEGDSLIGVATCQAGQDVFLATKNARCVRFQITDDILRVFAGRGSSGVRGIRLAPGDAVISLCILNHVEATVEERAAYLRMANAKRRAENAALAAQDASDETVNEEENLPSDDEDGEENLEFVGDLTQERFEELEAQEEILLTVTDGGFGRRSSAYDYRVSGRGGKGITNMTFSANRRGKEVIGTLPTLPGTDVMLITDTGRLIRLPVAQIRVMSRQASGVTLFRLNDKETAISVFPVMEDEGEEGDALDENPSSEEAVSNTPSSPADTSGHEQSNT; via the coding sequence ATGCGCTCCTCTTATCTGGCCTACGCAATGTCCGTTATTGTTTCGCGTGCATTGCCAGATGTCCGAGACGGTTTAAAGCCTGTCCATCGACGCATTCTCTACGCCATGCGTGAAAGCGGTTTTACCGCTGATAAACCTTACCGCAAATCGGCCCGCGCCGTCGGTGACGTGATGGGTAAATATCACCCGCACGGTGATAGCTCGATTTATGACGCCATGGTGCGTATGGCACAATCTTGGTCCATGCGCGTCAAATTGATTGATGGACAAGGGAATTTTGGTTCTGTTGACGGGGATAGCCCGGCGGCTATGCGTTATACAGAAGCACGCCTTGCCCGCGCCGCTTCCTACCTGCTTGACGATATTGATCGTGATACGGTTGATTTCCAACCGAACTACGATGAAAGCGAAACAGAACCAACCGTTCTCCCCGCATCGTACCCTAACCTTCTCGTTAATGGTGCATCCGGTATTGCCGTTGGGATGGCAACAAACATCCCAACCCATAACCCAACAGAAGTAATTGATGCGACATTAGCGATGATTGCTAATCCTGAGATTAGCCTTGAAGAGTTAATGCAAATTATTCCCGGCCCGGATTTCCCAACAGGTGGAATCATTATGGGTCGCAGCGGTATTCGCAAAGCCTTTGAAACGGGACGAGGGTCTGTTCCTGTTCGTGCACGTGCGGAAATTGAAGAAATTCGTAAAGACCGTCAGGCGATTGTCGTTACCGAAATTCCCTATCAGGTAAATAAGGCTACTCTACAGGAAAAGATTGCTGATCTTGTCCGCTCAAAAGAGATTGAAGGCATTTCTGACATTCGGGACGAAAGTGACCGTTCAGGAATGCGTATCGTTATTGAACTGAAGCGCGACGCAACACCTGAAGTTGTTCTTAATCAGCTCTATCGCTTTACTCAGCTTCAGACATCCTTCAGCGTTAATATGCTGGCCCTTGATGAAGGCAAACCCCGCACCATGGGGATTATGGATGTTTTGCAAGCCTTCATCCGTTTCCGTGAAGACGTTATTCTACGCCGCGCTCGTTATGACTTAAATAAAGTGCGTGACCGTGGGCATTTGCTCGTTGGCCTTGTCATTGCTGTTGCCAATATTGATGAAGTTATCGCTTTAATTCGCGCCGCCCCCGATGCAGCAACAGCCCGTGCAGAGCTGATGGCGCGTCAATGGAATGCAGACGAAGTCATCCCACTGCTTGAGCTTATTCAAGATGAAGGCAACGTTATCATTGATGGTAAGGTTCGTCTGACAGAAGCACAGGCACGCGGCATCTTGGAACTACGCTTACAACGCCTAACAGGCCTTGAGCGTGAAAAGATCCAAGGTGAGTTAGATGAAGTTGCAACCAAAATTGGCGAGCTTCTCAAGATTATTGCAAGCCATGTTCGTCGTATGGAAGTCATGCGTGAAGAGTTGCTTGCTGCACGAGCTGAGATTGCAACCCCGCGCCTATCTGAGATTTCAGATGCGCTTGGGGATCAGTCTGATGAAAGCCTGATTGAGCCGGGCCAAATGGTTGTCACCATTACGCGTGATGGCTTTATCAAAAGAACACCTCTGGACATGTTCCGCTCTCAAAACCGTGGTGGGCGTGGCCGTACCGCAGCAGGCCGCCGTGGTGATGATATCATCATGCAAAGCTTCAATGCGCATACGCACCAATGGGTTCTTTTCTTCTCATCCGGCGGTAAAGCCTACCGCATGAAGGTCTGGCATCTGCCCGAAGCGTCTCCGACCGCCAAAGGACGCGCTTTAGTCAACCTCCTGCCGGAACTCGGGTCTGACTCCATTACAGCCGTTCTTCCATTGCCTCAGGACGAAGACTTGTGGGAAGATCTACACCTCGTCTTTGCAACCGCCAGCGGACATGTGCGGCGTAACCGCCTCAATGACTTCAAAAATATTCGTGCTTCAGGATTAATTGCCATGAAGCTGGATGAGGGGGATTCCCTCATCGGCGTTGCCACCTGTCAGGCTGGGCAGGATGTTTTCTTGGCCACCAAGAATGCGCGTTGCGTCCGTTTCCAAATTACGGATGATATTCTACGCGTCTTTGCAGGCCGTGGCAGTTCTGGTGTCCGAGGCATTCGCTTAGCACCGGGCGATGCGGTCATTTCATTGTGTATCCTCAACCACGTTGAAGCGACGGTCGAAGAAAGAGCCGCTTATCTACGCATGGCAAATGCAAAACGCCGTGCAGAGAATGCAGCTCTTGCCGCTCAAGATGCTTCGGACGAAACGGTTAACGAGGAAGAGAACCTTCCTTCTGATGATGAAGATGGCGAAGAAAATCTTGAGTTCGTCGGGGATCTTACACAAGAACGCTTCGAGGAACTTGAAGCACAAGAAGAGATCCTCCTAACTGTGACAGATGGTGGCTTTGGTCGACGCTCTTCCGCTTATGACTATCGCGTTTCCGGACGTGGCGGAAAAGGGATCACCAACATGACCTTCTCCGCAAACCGCCGTGGAAAGGAAGTGATTGGCACCCTCCCAACACTTCCTGGAACAGATGTAATGCTCATTACAGACACAGGGCGGTTAATCCGCCTTCCTGTAGCGCAAATCCGAGTCATGTCTCGTCAAGCCAGTGGTGTCACACTCTTCCGCCTCAATGATAAAGAAACAGCCATTTCTGTTTTCCCTGTCATGGAAGATGAAGGAGAAGAAGGGGACGCTCTTGATGAAAACCCTTCATCTGAAGAAGCTGTAAGCAATACCCCCTCATCTCCAGCCGATACATCCGGTCATGAACAGTCCAACACCTAA
- a CDS encoding carbohydrate porin, whose protein sequence is MKILRHSLASVTRYKKRVAALSVLLVTTSITPYSFANTLTNNELHLSHQKKILKPHLSPQQEQHMATISKERAEEREKSIIADKKMASIYTAWPLLPTTTKRNQLTRTTDPSKSDNLFGDWWGMRSYLEKNGIGLSVNYLGEMAANVSGGMRKGADYAGQVSAAIDLNWETLIGWKGFSSHVLFMNRSGRPAGRDYVGDSIFNENEIYGAGGNVVAHLAYAYVQQMLWKNRIGIIAGRTGAAVYFNSSPIYCHFLSFGMCPTPRTITGGSSNAFVMPPQHNWAAFTGLTLPYNTYIRTGISAVGGQLGGHSGFNWSNHGVNGVMIPAEIGWTPSYGKNKNPIHLKAGFYGSTASAPDVAVNTTGQILAIRGGDAQQHRGYFAEWAGGDVMLLRHGSDPDEGLILFADYTHTNNKISIYQDMGLIGFEDRGFWKKRPLDSAGLMFIYSKQSQWLQNRLSDDPRTAKMAQSHTSIIELQYGLHAMRGIVIVPDFQYVFRPGGAGRYNDAAVLGLRLQAAL, encoded by the coding sequence ATGAAGATCCTTCGTCACTCTCTGGCATCCGTCACACGATACAAAAAGAGGGTCGCGGCTCTTTCCGTTCTTCTTGTTACAACAAGTATTACTCCCTACAGCTTCGCAAATACCCTCACCAACAATGAGCTACATCTTTCCCATCAGAAAAAAATATTAAAGCCCCACCTCTCTCCTCAGCAAGAGCAACATATGGCTACTATCTCCAAAGAGAGGGCAGAAGAGAGAGAAAAATCAATTATCGCTGATAAGAAAATGGCCTCCATTTATACTGCGTGGCCACTCCTTCCTACGACAACAAAACGCAATCAGCTCACACGAACAACAGACCCTTCCAAAAGTGATAATCTCTTTGGTGACTGGTGGGGAATGCGTTCATATTTAGAAAAAAATGGTATTGGACTAAGCGTAAACTACCTCGGTGAAATGGCCGCAAACGTTTCAGGAGGAATGCGTAAAGGAGCAGATTACGCCGGTCAGGTTTCAGCAGCAATCGACCTGAACTGGGAAACCCTTATTGGCTGGAAAGGCTTCAGCAGCCACGTTCTCTTCATGAACCGATCAGGTCGCCCTGCCGGCCGTGACTATGTGGGCGATAGCATTTTCAATGAAAACGAAATTTATGGGGCCGGCGGCAACGTCGTCGCCCATTTAGCCTATGCATATGTTCAGCAGATGCTGTGGAAAAATCGTATTGGAATTATAGCAGGCCGAACGGGTGCGGCAGTTTATTTCAACTCTTCGCCCATCTACTGCCACTTCCTGTCTTTTGGTATGTGCCCTACACCAAGAACCATTACAGGCGGCAGTTCCAATGCGTTTGTTATGCCCCCCCAACACAACTGGGCTGCTTTTACAGGGCTAACTCTTCCTTACAATACTTATATCCGTACCGGTATTTCAGCCGTTGGTGGACAACTTGGCGGACACTCCGGCTTTAATTGGTCCAACCACGGGGTTAATGGCGTGATGATCCCCGCTGAAATTGGCTGGACACCTTCTTATGGCAAAAACAAAAATCCAATCCATTTAAAAGCAGGCTTCTACGGCTCTACCGCCTCTGCCCCAGATGTCGCCGTCAATACCACCGGGCAAATCCTCGCAATAAGAGGCGGAGACGCCCAACAACATCGTGGTTACTTTGCAGAATGGGCAGGGGGCGATGTTATGCTCCTTCGCCACGGCTCCGACCCTGACGAAGGCCTCATTCTCTTTGCAGACTACACTCATACCAATAACAAAATATCGATCTATCAGGATATGGGCCTTATCGGTTTCGAAGATCGTGGGTTTTGGAAAAAACGTCCTTTAGATAGTGCTGGCTTAATGTTTATTTACTCAAAACAAAGCCAGTGGCTTCAAAACAGACTATCTGACGATCCAAGAACAGCTAAAATGGCTCAATCCCACACTTCCATCATCGAACTTCAATACGGCCTGCATGCCATGCGCGGGATCGTCATTGTACCAGACTTCCAGTATGTCTTCCGTCCGGGTGGAGCAGGCCGCTACAATGATGCTGCCGTCCTTGGCTTACGCTTGCAAGCTGCCCTTTAA
- a CDS encoding YceI family protein, whose amino-acid sequence MLSSLKRGLPLVAAFFFTSAPALAADWSIDSAHSTIGFSGSQTGSPFDGKFNTFDGTISFDPAHPETGHAKINIDVTSAKTGDQQRDGAMPGADWFNVAKFPKATFEATSFTSKGGNAYEAHGTLTIRGVSQPETLPFTLDISGDSAHAVGHLQLVRSKFGVGQGPWATGQWVALEVNVNVDITAHKKS is encoded by the coding sequence ATGCTTTCTTCATTAAAACGCGGACTACCCCTTGTTGCAGCATTTTTCTTCACATCGGCACCTGCTTTAGCAGCCGACTGGAGTATTGATTCTGCTCACAGCACAATCGGCTTCTCCGGATCACAAACCGGTAGCCCTTTCGACGGCAAATTCAATACATTTGACGGTACAATATCTTTTGACCCAGCCCACCCAGAAACGGGTCACGCGAAAATCAATATTGACGTCACCAGCGCTAAAACAGGCGACCAACAACGCGATGGCGCCATGCCCGGCGCAGATTGGTTCAATGTAGCCAAATTCCCAAAAGCCACTTTCGAAGCAACCAGCTTCACATCTAAAGGTGGTAACGCTTATGAAGCACATGGCACACTCACCATCCGTGGCGTCTCTCAACCTGAAACACTTCCATTCACACTCGATATTTCTGGTGATTCAGCACACGCAGTTGGCCACCTACAGCTTGTTCGTTCTAAATTTGGCGTAGGCCAAGGTCCTTGGGCAACAGGGCAATGGGTTGCACTAGAAGTAAACGTGAATGTTGATATTACAGCACACAAAAAATCTTAA
- a CDS encoding cytochrome b yields MSTQQTRVTPVTRYDAGAIVLHWAIALGILVLIGMGLIMDHAHLSPMKVFQLYQLHKSIGITVMLLVVIRIGWRLTHRAPQLPADMPPAERSAAHISHGLLYLFQILLPLSGWAMVSASVFAIPTVLYGHIPWPDLPILSTLPNKAPVEAALKVVHHWASWLLTGVITLHILAALRHQFIMHDHILGQMLPSSKRK; encoded by the coding sequence ATGTCTACGCAACAGACACGAGTGACACCCGTCACTCGGTATGATGCAGGCGCGATCGTCCTTCACTGGGCGATCGCTTTAGGAATCCTTGTCTTAATTGGCATGGGCCTGATCATGGATCACGCACACCTATCGCCAATGAAAGTTTTTCAACTTTATCAGCTTCACAAATCCATCGGCATTACAGTGATGCTGCTGGTTGTTATCAGAATAGGGTGGAGATTAACTCATCGCGCCCCTCAGCTTCCTGCCGATATGCCTCCCGCAGAACGCAGTGCAGCACATATTTCTCATGGTTTATTATATCTTTTTCAAATTCTTTTACCCTTAAGCGGGTGGGCGATGGTTTCAGCCTCTGTTTTCGCCATTCCTACCGTTTTATATGGACATATTCCTTGGCCTGATTTGCCAATCCTTTCGACACTTCCCAATAAAGCGCCTGTAGAAGCAGCCCTCAAAGTCGTACATCACTGGGCATCTTGGCTTCTTACTGGAGTAATCACCCTCCATATTCTAGCAGCCCTTAGACATCAATTTATTATGCACGACCATATTTTGGGCCAAATGCTCCCATCGTCTAAAAGAAAATAA
- a CDS encoding YceI family protein, with translation MSRFIRSLSALSVIAASLTVPAIAQNVPNPGKVQSGNYVVEPAHTQVGFSVLHFGFTNYSGLFSDVSGALKLNAKNPSASSLNVTIPVDSVQTTSPKLTEELKGSNWFDAAKYPTAKFVSTKVTPKGSQDALVTGNLTIHGVTKPETLTVHFIGAGVNALDKKYTTGFQATTTIKRSDFGVKMFVPYVSDEVRLTIAGAFERQD, from the coding sequence ATGAGCCGCTTTATTCGTTCTCTTTCCGCTCTTTCAGTTATTGCTGCGTCACTTACAGTCCCAGCTATCGCACAAAACGTTCCAAACCCCGGTAAAGTTCAATCTGGAAATTACGTTGTTGAGCCTGCTCATACACAAGTAGGCTTCTCAGTTCTTCACTTTGGTTTCACAAACTACTCAGGTCTTTTTTCAGACGTCTCCGGCGCGCTGAAGCTCAACGCAAAAAATCCTTCAGCTTCCAGCCTGAATGTTACTATTCCTGTAGACTCCGTTCAAACAACCAGCCCTAAGCTTACAGAAGAGCTCAAAGGTTCAAACTGGTTTGACGCTGCAAAATATCCAACAGCGAAATTCGTTTCTACAAAAGTAACACCAAAAGGCTCTCAAGATGCATTGGTTACAGGCAATCTAACCATTCATGGTGTTACAAAGCCAGAAACACTTACAGTTCACTTTATCGGAGCTGGCGTAAACGCTCTTGATAAAAAATACACCACAGGCTTCCAAGCAACAACAACCATTAAACGCAGTGACTTCGGCGTAAAAATGTTTGTTCCTTATGTCAGCGACGAAGTTCGTCTTACAATCGCTGGCGCATTTGAACGTCAGGACTAA
- a CDS encoding LysR family transcriptional regulator, which translates to MRLPDFEAWAIFAKVAERGSFARAAEDIKLSKPTVSKAVTRLEQTLGISLFNRNSRQMSLTETGRHVLEHANRIIAEAEAAEAEAKGSILQPAGMVRIAAPMTFSLQHIAPILPKFLKQYPHIDISLDLSDTVIDLVANGVDLAIRIASLSDSALRARHLCPVKLLLVASPAWLDQNGRPSHPSELAPKKAFVYTNGHSPGIIKMRHIKTKEDYTFYQSSRLQTNNAEAVLPALYAQLGFGLFPEFMIGEKLKSGELEQILPEWEVPSIGIYIVTPPSPLRPARVSAFTDFLIKEFENPPWVQK; encoded by the coding sequence ATGAGATTACCAGATTTTGAAGCATGGGCCATTTTTGCAAAAGTCGCTGAACGCGGCTCTTTCGCACGCGCCGCCGAAGATATTAAACTTTCAAAACCAACGGTATCTAAAGCTGTTACCCGGCTTGAACAAACACTAGGCATCTCTCTTTTTAATCGAAACTCTCGTCAAATGTCTCTTACAGAGACAGGGCGACACGTTTTAGAACACGCCAACCGCATTATCGCTGAAGCCGAGGCTGCAGAAGCCGAAGCAAAAGGAAGTATTCTACAACCAGCTGGAATGGTGCGCATTGCCGCCCCTATGACATTTAGCCTTCAGCACATTGCGCCAATTCTTCCCAAATTTCTTAAGCAATATCCTCACATTGATATCTCACTTGATCTAAGTGATACAGTTATTGATCTTGTCGCCAATGGAGTGGACTTAGCTATTCGGATTGCATCTCTATCCGATTCTGCCTTGAGGGCACGCCATCTATGCCCCGTAAAACTCCTCCTCGTTGCGAGCCCAGCGTGGCTAGACCAAAATGGTCGTCCTTCTCACCCCTCTGAACTGGCTCCTAAAAAAGCTTTTGTTTACACAAACGGCCACTCCCCCGGCATTATTAAGATGCGTCATATTAAAACAAAGGAAGATTATACATTTTATCAATCTTCCCGTTTACAAACGAACAATGCGGAAGCTGTACTCCCGGCCCTGTATGCTCAATTAGGCTTTGGTCTTTTCCCTGAGTTTATGATTGGCGAAAAACTCAAAAGCGGAGAACTCGAGCAAATCTTGCCGGAATGGGAAGTTCCGTCCATCGGGATATACATTGTCACCCCGCCAAGCCCTCTACGGCCAGCTCGTGTGAGTGCCTTCACAGACTTTCTCATCAAGGAGTTTGAAAACCCTCCTTGGGTTCAAAAATAG
- a CDS encoding pirin family protein, which produces MIEVRPFSGLGSADHGWLQAKHHFSFANYFDPNRMHWGDLRVWNDDTIAPGTGFPTHPHADMEIITYVREGAITHQDNLGNKGRTVAGDVQVMSAGTGVRHSEYNLEDETTRIFQIWIIPSQQGHKASWGTRPFPKTDREGAFTILASGYANDGDALQIHANSRVLAANLKAGQTAEYHLGEDRLAYLVPAKGKVEIQGKTVNERDGAAISKTDLLIVKALEDSEVVMVDTSPVQ; this is translated from the coding sequence ATGATAGAAGTTAGACCTTTTTCTGGTCTTGGTTCAGCAGACCATGGTTGGTTACAAGCAAAGCACCATTTTTCCTTTGCTAATTATTTTGACCCTAATAGAATGCATTGGGGCGATTTAAGAGTATGGAATGATGATACCATTGCGCCGGGCACGGGTTTTCCCACACACCCTCATGCGGATATGGAAATCATAACCTACGTACGTGAAGGGGCCATTACCCATCAGGACAACCTTGGGAATAAAGGACGTACTGTTGCAGGCGATGTTCAGGTAATGTCTGCGGGAACAGGGGTTCGTCACAGCGAGTACAATCTCGAAGACGAAACAACGCGTATTTTCCAGATCTGGATTATTCCAAGTCAGCAAGGTCATAAAGCATCTTGGGGGACGCGCCCGTTTCCAAAAACAGACCGCGAAGGTGCTTTTACGATTTTGGCATCAGGATATGCAAATGATGGGGATGCCCTTCAGATTCATGCTAATAGTCGGGTTTTGGCTGCCAATTTAAAGGCCGGTCAAACGGCTGAGTATCATTTAGGCGAAGACCGCTTAGCATATCTTGTCCCTGCAAAAGGGAAAGTGGAAATCCAAGGAAAGACGGTAAATGAACGTGATGGGGCCGCCATTTCTAAGACAGATCTTCTCATTGTTAAGGCTTTAGAAGATTCTGAAGTTGTGATGGTTGATACGTCGCCCGTTCAATAA
- the mdoH gene encoding glucans biosynthesis glucosyltransferase MdoH: protein MTDFRAYLKAAGLSEAEAHEQNRNLDSWEDFFHWMDHHTQDEELPSAKRTSIGAPQLDLCWKAALFRRFHAMRDQGLPVGSPPSWTDVIEKRRHISLCVTLSLTAILSWISASTLSSEHISLTLSAIYTALYTVMIFFIISTFSKLILGTWHALRGPNANPWHPSHSARDPLPDSKVAVLFPVYHEDPARVSAGIISVAKSLERHAPEHIKNYEFFFLSDSRQANYRIAELAALIQVRKACPNFSIHYRWRKSNDHAKLGNVTDFCRRWGSRFKYMLVMDADSLMNGATIQKLFRMMEGNHRLGILQTSPTPVLRESLFGRMQQFAGRLYGTAFSYSMQAMNMGHASYIGHNALIRIQPFVDHCLLPELSGTSPWGGKPLSHDIIEAAFMARAGYEVWLLPELEGSYEEIPSNLLSFLIRERRWMQGNLQHIRLLFIEGIRPVHRETFITGVMAYVSAPLWAIFLIVSAWYMTFYIQTFQFSLDMMGSLSLPSIMMLASTIVFLFAPRVFAILQNLPHAKSQRFGGKIKMIASTLAETLFSFFFAPIMMAFLTRFTWLWIKRRSISWGNQQRDDDALPWKMCLKHFGWTSSLGILITGYLIYKLYMIPTQAILMFHLMNGHFALPNSILFWFFPILSGLIFSVFIARLTSFSFPALLKAKWFMIPEEHEVPLEITQMLEWDEKVRSTIPDPENLEHCIQYALNSPDFYVAQRARARHISRFYSNVSEKMTLNKKLTIDEFMTALSEKKALDEILRLYNYKQS, encoded by the coding sequence ATGACTGATTTTCGCGCATATCTAAAAGCAGCCGGTTTATCTGAAGCCGAAGCGCATGAGCAGAATAGAAATCTAGATTCTTGGGAAGATTTTTTCCACTGGATGGATCATCACACCCAAGATGAGGAGCTACCATCTGCCAAGCGCACCTCCATCGGCGCTCCTCAACTCGATCTCTGCTGGAAGGCTGCTCTTTTCCGGCGCTTCCACGCTATGCGCGATCAAGGGCTTCCTGTTGGAAGCCCCCCAAGCTGGACAGACGTTATTGAGAAACGCAGACATATCTCTTTATGCGTTACCCTCTCCTTAACAGCTATTTTAAGCTGGATTTCTGCATCCACTCTCTCTTCGGAGCATATTTCTCTTACGTTAAGTGCTATTTATACGGCACTCTACACCGTTATGATATTTTTTATCATATCAACCTTTTCAAAACTAATCTTGGGAACCTGGCATGCCCTCCGAGGGCCTAATGCCAATCCGTGGCACCCTAGTCACTCTGCGCGAGACCCTCTTCCTGATTCCAAGGTAGCCGTTCTTTTTCCTGTTTATCATGAAGACCCCGCTCGCGTATCAGCTGGCATAATTTCTGTAGCCAAATCTCTTGAGCGTCATGCGCCTGAGCATATCAAAAACTACGAATTTTTCTTTCTGTCCGACAGCCGGCAAGCCAATTATCGTATTGCTGAACTCGCCGCATTAATTCAAGTTCGAAAAGCTTGCCCTAACTTTTCCATTCATTACCGGTGGCGCAAATCAAACGATCACGCCAAATTAGGAAACGTTACAGATTTTTGCAGACGTTGGGGTAGTCGCTTCAAATATATGCTCGTCATGGATGCCGATAGCCTCATGAATGGCGCAACCATTCAAAAACTCTTTCGCATGATGGAAGGCAATCACCGCCTCGGCATTCTACAAACCAGCCCAACGCCTGTATTACGTGAAAGCCTTTTTGGGAGAATGCAACAATTTGCCGGGCGCCTTTATGGCACGGCTTTCTCCTACAGTATGCAAGCCATGAATATGGGCCATGCCTCATACATCGGTCATAACGCCCTCATTCGTATACAGCCTTTTGTGGACCACTGCCTACTTCCAGAATTATCAGGTACAAGCCCTTGGGGAGGAAAGCCCCTTAGCCACGATATTATTGAAGCCGCTTTTATGGCTCGTGCAGGCTACGAAGTGTGGCTTTTACCAGAACTTGAAGGAAGTTATGAGGAAATACCCTCCAACCTTCTAAGCTTTCTCATTCGGGAACGCCGCTGGATGCAAGGAAACTTACAGCACATCCGTCTCCTTTTTATTGAAGGTATTCGTCCCGTTCATCGAGAGACCTTCATCACCGGTGTCATGGCCTATGTATCAGCGCCTTTATGGGCCATCTTCTTGATTGTCTCAGCATGGTACATGACCTTTTACATTCAAACATTCCAATTCTCGCTTGATATGATGGGGTCTTTATCCCTGCCTTCCATCATGATGCTCGCATCAACAATTGTTTTCCTTTTTGCCCCCCGCGTTTTTGCCATCCTTCAGAACTTGCCACATGCTAAATCTCAACGGTTTGGTGGTAAGATTAAAATGATTGCGTCAACCCTAGCCGAAACACTGTTTTCGTTCTTTTTTGCCCCGATCATGATGGCATTCCTGACACGTTTTACATGGCTTTGGATCAAAAGACGCAGCATTTCATGGGGCAATCAACAACGGGATGATGATGCCTTACCATGGAAAATGTGCTTAAAACATTTTGGATGGACTTCCAGCTTAGGGATCCTGATCACAGGGTATCTCATCTACAAACTATACATGATCCCTACTCAGGCGATCTTAATGTTCCACCTTATGAACGGACATTTTGCCCTTCCTAATAGTATACTTTTCTGGTTCTTCCCGATTTTATCAGGGCTTATCTTCAGTGTGTTTATTGCTCGCTTAACCAGCTTTTCATTCCCTGCTCTTCTTAAAGCTAAATGGTTTATGATCCCTGAAGAGCACGAAGTACCTCTTGAAATTACTCAAATGCTGGAATGGGATGAAAAAGTTAGATCAACAATCCCTGACCCAGAAAATCTGGAGCATTGCATCCAATACGCGTTAAATAGTCCAGACTTCTACGTTGCGCAGAGAGCACGGGCGCGTCATATTTCTCGTTTTTATTCTAACGTTTCGGAAAAAATGACTCTCAATAAGAAACTAACAATTGATGAGTTCATGACCGCTTTATCTGAGAAAAAAGCGTTAGACGAAATTTTGAGACTTTATAACTATAAACAATCTTAA